One window of Nicotiana tomentosiformis chromosome 11, ASM39032v3, whole genome shotgun sequence genomic DNA carries:
- the LOC138900830 gene encoding uncharacterized protein, which produces MSAPPGNWEGQSTARPPLFNGQYYSWWKNRMRDHIVGEEYELWDIVTDGPLATLKINTEGIEVPNIRADCTAEDLKKWEKNAKAKKWFVCGLGPDEYSRIQSRTIAKQIWDTLQVAHEETSQVKRSRGTLPYSQYENFAMKEGETIQEIHTRFTTLTNELKSLGRIIPKKDRVEKILTRVLPIT; this is translated from the coding sequence atgagtgcaccacctggaaactgggaagggcaatccactgctaggccaccactctttaacggccagtactactcttggtggaaaaacaggatgagagatcacattgtAGGAGAGGaatatgagctatgggacattgtcaccgatggtccactggctaccttGAAGATAAATACTGAAGGAATAGAGGTGCCAAATATAAGAGCGGATTGCACTGCTGAGGacttgaagaaatgggagaagaatgctaaagccaagaaatggtttgtttgtggacttggtccagatgagtatAGCAGAATCCAAAGTCGTACCATTGCTAAGcaaatttgggacacattgcaagtggctcatgaagaAACATCTCAGGTGAAGAGATCCAGAGGAACTCTAccgtattctcaatatgagaactttgctatgaaagaaggagaaaccattcaagagattcacacaaggttcactacactgacaaatgaactaaagtctcttggaaggattattcctaAAAAAGATAGAGTCGAGAAGATACTGACTAGGGTTTTGCCTATCACTTAG